A region from the Mycobacterium heidelbergense genome encodes:
- a CDS encoding glycosyltransferase family 4 protein, translating to MPATERERGLSSVLLLCWRDTGHPQGGGSETYLQRIGAQLAASGVAVTLRTARYPGAPRRDVVDGVRISRAGGHYSVYVWALLAMALARFGLGPLRRVRPDVVVDSQNGLPFLARLVYGRRVVVLVHHCHREQWPVAGPVLGRLGWFVESSLSPRVNRRSQYVTVSLPSARDLVALGVDDGRIAVVRNGLDEAPVLSMSGPRSAAPRVVVLSRLVPHKQIEDALDAVAALRPGIPGLHLDVVGGGWWRQRLVDHAHRLGISDAVTFHGHVDDLTKHHVLQSSWVHLLPSRKEGWGLAVVEAAQHRVPTIGYRSSGGLSDSIVDGVTGILVDDRAELVDRLEELLTDPVLRDQLGTKAQMRSGEFSWRQSADAMRGVLEAVHAGRMVSGVV from the coding sequence ATGCCTGCCACAGAGCGTGAACGCGGTCTGAGCTCGGTATTGCTGCTGTGCTGGCGCGACACCGGGCACCCCCAGGGCGGCGGCAGCGAAACCTACTTGCAGCGCATCGGCGCGCAGCTGGCCGCGTCGGGCGTCGCCGTCACGCTGCGCACCGCCCGCTATCCCGGAGCGCCACGACGCGACGTCGTCGACGGCGTGCGGATCAGCCGCGCGGGCGGGCACTACTCGGTGTACGTGTGGGCGCTGCTGGCGATGGCCTTGGCCCGGTTCGGGCTCGGACCGCTGCGGCGCGTGCGGCCCGACGTCGTCGTCGACAGCCAGAACGGCCTGCCGTTCCTGGCCCGGTTGGTGTATGGCCGACGGGTCGTGGTGCTGGTGCACCATTGCCACCGCGAGCAGTGGCCGGTGGCCGGGCCGGTGCTGGGCCGGCTGGGCTGGTTTGTCGAGTCGAGCTTGTCGCCGCGGGTGAACCGCCGCAGCCAGTACGTGACGGTGTCGCTGCCGTCGGCCCGCGATCTGGTCGCGCTCGGTGTCGACGACGGGCGGATCGCGGTGGTGCGCAACGGCCTTGACGAGGCGCCGGTGCTGTCGATGTCCGGCCCGCGGTCGGCAGCGCCGCGGGTGGTGGTGCTCTCAAGGCTGGTGCCGCACAAGCAGATTGAGGACGCCCTGGACGCGGTGGCGGCGCTGCGGCCGGGGATACCCGGTTTGCATCTCGACGTCGTCGGGGGTGGGTGGTGGCGGCAGCGGCTCGTCGACCACGCGCACCGGCTCGGCATTTCCGACGCGGTGACCTTCCACGGCCACGTCGACGACCTGACCAAACACCATGTGCTGCAAAGCTCCTGGGTGCACCTGCTGCCGTCGCGCAAAGAGGGCTGGGGCCTGGCGGTCGTCGAGGCGGCCCAGCATCGGGTGCCGACCATCGGCTACCGATCCTCGGGCGGCCTGTCCGATTCGATCGTCGACGGGGTGACCGGGATCTTGGTAGACGATCGCGCCGAGCTGGTGGATCGCCTTGAGGAACTGCTTACGGATCCGGTGCTGCGCGATCAGCTCGGCACCAAGGCGCAGATGCGCAGCGGCGAGTTCTCCTGGCGCCAAAGCGCCGACGCGATGCGCGGCGTGCTGGAGGCGGTGCACGCCGGCCGCATGGTCAGCGGCGTGGTCTAA
- a CDS encoding class I SAM-dependent methyltransferase: MAVTELFARRATLGRSLRLLSEFRYERPDPARFYRFLASDTAAMVADLWLAAHGEPPSGRTLLDVGGGPGYFASAFSDAGVRYIGVEPDPSEMHSAGTAFEREPGTFVRASGMALPFADDSVDICLSSNVAEHVPRPWRLGAEMLRVTRPGGLAVLSYTVWLGPFGGHEMGLTHYLGGERAAARYARKHGRPPKNNYGSSLFAVSAADGLTWAASTGALVAAFPRYHPRWAWWLTSVPALREFVVSNLVLVLRPR, translated from the coding sequence GTGGCGGTCACCGAGCTGTTTGCGCGGCGCGCGACCCTGGGCCGCTCGCTGCGCCTGCTGTCGGAGTTCCGTTACGAGCGGCCGGACCCGGCGCGGTTCTATCGCTTCCTGGCGTCCGACACCGCGGCGATGGTGGCTGACCTGTGGCTGGCCGCCCACGGAGAGCCCCCTTCCGGGCGGACGCTGCTCGACGTCGGCGGCGGGCCGGGATATTTCGCGTCGGCCTTTTCCGATGCCGGCGTCCGGTATATCGGCGTGGAGCCCGACCCTAGCGAAATGCACTCCGCCGGAACGGCTTTCGAGCGCGAGCCGGGCACGTTCGTCCGGGCGTCGGGCATGGCGCTGCCCTTCGCCGACGACTCGGTGGACATCTGCCTGTCGTCCAACGTCGCCGAACACGTGCCGCGGCCCTGGCGGCTCGGCGCCGAGATGCTGCGGGTGACCAGGCCGGGCGGGCTGGCCGTGCTGTCCTATACCGTCTGGCTGGGCCCGTTCGGTGGCCACGAGATGGGCCTGACCCACTACCTCGGCGGCGAGCGCGCCGCCGCCCGGTACGCCCGCAAACACGGCCGTCCGCCGAAAAACAACTATGGGTCGTCGTTGTTCGCGGTGTCCGCGGCCGACGGCCTGACCTGGGCCGCCAGCACCGGCGCCTTGGTTGCCGCATTTCCCCGCTACCACCCCCGATGGGCGTGGTGGCTGACGTCGGTGCCGGCGCTGCGGGAGTTCGTGGTGAGCAATCTCGTGCTGGTGCTCCGGCCGCGATGA